One Halomonas sp. M4R1S46 genomic window carries:
- a CDS encoding zeta toxin family protein encodes MPDRAGPEFSAWNPGLEADLPRRHQALETIHHTANVYSRLADIPELRALTGLAEEELVAFRAERLVLHEVIVQVTADVVVLEGEEEELLGQHFRDIALKILSDYLAPHLPALRQEYARLYDEIHGRVGDILAAAFAPEPQEAEPEPGSLLSRWFGRRRTPPRQTDRRSLEERHHDVIQGIKDTGLAARAELERAIYKSTYRVLNSIGGTQGHIGVDRELLARLITQHVCNDFGSRHLGRKIAPHVARAIQVEGYARLPCASEPILISLKGASAAGKSSLRPLLKDTLRDQGIQPDQYGTVSPDIWRRLLLDYDALGEAYKYAGRLAGKEVKLIDAKLDRYIRDKAQRERSIPNLLIDRFRFDSFSLDRVPRLLDATYAKHVATMYFYFIVTPPEATVERGWERGLTRGRYKAVEDFLGHCVEAYDGMPRLLFKWLDSRHPRLEYVFLDNSVPKHTPPTTIAYGNREVLHILAPLGLVNIDRYKKINTRATCPAEVYPDDDSLAIGRNCAFLKQCIAKVPEVRFVDAATGQPYLRVAAGRFSVEDPTLLQAQRETPELAELFATLGVPER; translated from the coding sequence ATGCCCGATCGAGCTGGTCCCGAGTTTTCGGCGTGGAACCCCGGCCTGGAGGCCGACCTGCCCAGGCGTCACCAGGCCCTGGAGACGATTCATCATACGGCCAATGTCTATTCCCGCCTTGCCGACATCCCCGAGCTGAGAGCCCTCACCGGCCTCGCGGAAGAGGAGTTGGTCGCGTTCCGGGCGGAGCGCCTGGTGCTGCACGAGGTGATCGTGCAGGTGACGGCCGATGTCGTGGTCCTCGAGGGGGAAGAAGAAGAGCTGCTGGGCCAGCACTTTCGCGACATCGCCCTCAAGATCCTGTCCGACTACCTGGCCCCCCATCTGCCGGCGCTTCGGCAGGAATATGCCCGACTGTATGACGAGATCCACGGCCGGGTGGGCGACATTCTCGCCGCGGCCTTCGCTCCCGAGCCGCAGGAGGCCGAGCCCGAGCCAGGCTCGTTGCTGTCCCGATGGTTTGGCAGACGCCGTACCCCGCCACGGCAGACGGACCGTCGGTCCCTCGAGGAACGGCACCATGACGTGATCCAGGGCATCAAGGACACGGGGCTGGCCGCGCGAGCCGAGCTGGAGCGAGCCATCTACAAGAGCACTTATCGTGTCCTGAATTCGATCGGCGGCACCCAGGGCCATATCGGGGTGGACCGGGAACTGTTGGCACGATTGATCACCCAGCATGTGTGCAACGACTTCGGCAGCCGCCACCTCGGCCGGAAGATCGCCCCCCATGTCGCGCGGGCCATCCAGGTCGAGGGCTATGCTCGACTCCCCTGTGCCAGCGAGCCGATCCTGATCAGCCTCAAGGGGGCCTCGGCGGCCGGCAAGAGCTCCCTGCGCCCCCTGCTGAAGGACACGCTGCGGGACCAGGGCATCCAGCCGGACCAGTACGGCACCGTCTCCCCCGACATCTGGCGCCGCCTCCTCCTCGACTACGACGCCCTGGGCGAGGCCTACAAGTATGCCGGCCGCCTGGCCGGCAAGGAGGTCAAGCTCATCGATGCCAAGCTGGACCGCTACATCCGCGACAAGGCCCAGCGTGAGCGCTCCATCCCGAACCTGCTGATCGACCGGTTCCGTTTCGACAGTTTCTCCCTGGACAGGGTGCCGCGGCTCCTGGATGCCACCTATGCGAAACATGTCGCCACCATGTACTTCTACTTCATCGTCACCCCGCCGGAGGCGACGGTGGAACGCGGCTGGGAGCGCGGCTTGACGCGGGGACGGTACAAGGCGGTGGAGGACTTCCTGGGGCACTGCGTGGAAGCCTATGACGGCATGCCCAGGCTGCTGTTCAAGTGGCTGGACAGCCGGCATCCCCGGCTCGAGTACGTCTTCCTCGACAACAGCGTCCCCAAGCACACCCCGCCGACGACCATCGCCTATGGCAATCGCGAGGTGCTGCACATCCTGGCGCCCCTGGGCCTGGTCAACATCGACCGCTACAAGAAGATCAACACCCGGGCGACATGCCCGGCGGAGGTCTATCCCGACGATGACAGCCTGGCGATCGGCAGGAACTGTGCCTTCCTCAAGCAATGCATCGCCAAGGTGCCGGAGGTCCGCTTCGTCGACGCGGCGACCGGCCAGCCCTACCTGCGAGTCGCGGCGGGTCGCTTCTCGGTAGAGGATCCCACGCTCCTGCAGGCCCAGCGGGAGACCCCGGAGCTCGCGGAGCTGTTCGCCACCCTCGGGGTGCCCGAGCGTTAG
- a CDS encoding PhnE/PtxC family ABC transporter permease, with protein sequence MWHSPTVRTSLGFVVLAIACTFLADFRISAHDPWGELGRLLLGVVQPDFTAVDYLGEAILRTLAFAFVGVGLGAAAGMLLALVFRHRTVRTLCAFVRAIHELFWALIFLQFFGLHPLTGVLAIALPYAGVFAKVYAEILEETDPEPSRILPHGTGVISALAYTRISQAWPHLVSYTAYRLECGLRSSAVLGFVGIPTLGFYLDSSFSQGQYATVGALLLLFYGLIATLKLWVRPRLLPLYLLAAPFLLGSGLPIRWQNVSRFFTEDIVPAPLRRGEGLDGLLPWLGELLADQALPGIWNTLILTQVALVVTGLLTLALYPLASRHFSNRLSGALGHTLLVILRSTPEYLLAFILLQLWGPSMLPAVVALAIHNGGIIGHLIGRRSNAIALRPDAPRGVERYAFELTPRLYGPFLAFLFYRWEIIMRETAILGILGIATLGFYVDSAIQEIRFDQALILIVITALLNIGVDILARHLRARLRLRHTATSEP encoded by the coding sequence ATGTGGCACTCGCCCACCGTTCGCACCAGCCTGGGCTTCGTGGTCCTGGCCATCGCCTGCACCTTCCTGGCCGATTTCCGGATCAGCGCCCACGACCCCTGGGGGGAACTGGGCCGTCTCCTGCTGGGGGTGGTCCAGCCGGACTTCACCGCCGTGGACTACCTGGGCGAGGCGATCCTGCGCACCCTGGCCTTCGCCTTCGTCGGCGTCGGCCTGGGGGCCGCGGCCGGCATGCTCCTGGCGCTGGTGTTCCGCCACCGCACGGTGCGGACCCTCTGCGCCTTCGTCCGGGCCATCCATGAGCTGTTCTGGGCGCTGATCTTCCTGCAGTTCTTCGGGCTGCACCCGCTGACCGGCGTCCTGGCCATCGCCCTCCCCTATGCCGGGGTCTTCGCCAAGGTCTATGCCGAGATCCTCGAGGAGACCGACCCCGAGCCCTCCCGAATCCTCCCGCACGGCACCGGGGTGATCTCGGCGCTGGCCTACACGCGCATCAGCCAGGCCTGGCCCCATCTGGTCAGCTACACCGCCTACCGGCTGGAGTGCGGGCTGCGCTCCAGCGCCGTGCTGGGCTTCGTGGGCATTCCCACCCTCGGCTTCTACCTGGACTCGTCCTTCTCCCAGGGCCAGTACGCCACGGTGGGGGCGCTGCTGCTGCTGTTCTATGGGCTGATCGCCACGCTCAAGCTATGGGTCCGCCCGCGGCTGCTGCCCCTCTACCTGCTCGCCGCCCCCTTCCTGCTGGGCAGCGGGCTGCCGATCCGCTGGCAGAACGTGTCGCGCTTCTTCACCGAGGACATCGTCCCCGCCCCGCTGCGCCGGGGCGAGGGCCTCGACGGGCTGCTGCCGTGGCTCGGCGAGCTGCTCGCCGACCAGGCGCTGCCCGGCATCTGGAACACCCTGATCCTGACCCAGGTCGCCCTGGTGGTCACCGGCCTGTTGACCCTGGCCCTCTATCCGCTGGCCTCGCGGCACTTCAGCAACCGCCTGAGCGGCGCGCTGGGGCACACCCTGCTGGTCATCCTGCGCTCGACCCCGGAATACCTGCTGGCCTTCATCCTGCTCCAGCTCTGGGGCCCCTCGATGCTCCCGGCGGTGGTGGCGCTGGCCATCCACAACGGCGGCATCATCGGCCACCTGATCGGCCGACGCAGCAACGCCATCGCCTTGCGCCCGGATGCCCCCCGCGGCGTCGAGCGCTATGCCTTCGAGCTCACCCCGCGGCTCTATGGCCCCTTCCTGGCCTTCCTCTTCTACCGCTGGGAAATCATCATGCGCGAGACGGCCATCCTCGGCATCCTCGGCATCGCCACCCTGGGCTTCTACGTGGACAGCGCCATCCAGGAGATCCGCTTCGACCAGGCCCTGATCCTGATCGTCATCACCGCCCTGCTCAACATCGGCGTGGACATCCTCGCCCGCCACCTGCGGGCCCGGCTGCGCCTGCGGCATACCGCGACCAGCGAGCCCTGA
- a CDS encoding putative selenate ABC transporter substrate-binding protein, with amino-acid sequence MLGRLTLALSLALAAPLAGAAEPFVFTAIPDEDETRLQERFEKVADYLEDQLDVEVRFVPVKSYAAAVSAFRNDQVQLAWFGGLSGVQARERVPGSRALAQGVEDARFRTYFIAHESTGLEEGAGLVDAMRGMTFTFGSKGSTSGRLMPEHFLREAFGEAPEATFSRVGFSGNHSRTASLVATGAYQLGALNYTVWENEVEAGHIDTDSVRVVWETPTYPDYQWSIRGDVDERFGEGFADRVQQALLDMDDPALLESFPRSGFIPVSNDDYEVIREVGRQLDILD; translated from the coding sequence ATGCTCGGACGCCTGACCCTCGCCCTGTCGCTGGCCCTGGCCGCCCCCCTGGCCGGTGCCGCGGAGCCCTTCGTGTTCACCGCCATCCCCGACGAGGACGAGACTCGGCTGCAGGAGCGCTTCGAGAAGGTCGCCGACTACCTCGAGGACCAGCTCGACGTCGAGGTGCGCTTCGTGCCGGTGAAGTCCTATGCCGCCGCCGTCAGCGCCTTCCGCAACGACCAGGTGCAGCTGGCCTGGTTCGGCGGCCTCTCCGGCGTCCAGGCCCGCGAGCGAGTGCCGGGCTCCCGGGCCCTGGCCCAGGGCGTCGAGGACGCCCGATTCCGGACCTACTTCATCGCCCACGAGAGCACGGGCCTGGAGGAAGGCGCCGGGCTGGTCGACGCCATGCGCGGCATGACCTTCACCTTCGGCTCCAAGGGCTCCACCTCCGGACGGCTGATGCCCGAGCACTTCCTGCGCGAGGCCTTCGGCGAGGCGCCGGAGGCGACCTTCTCCCGTGTCGGGTTCAGCGGTAACCACAGCCGCACCGCCTCGCTGGTGGCCACCGGGGCCTATCAGCTCGGGGCGCTCAACTACACCGTCTGGGAGAACGAGGTCGAGGCCGGCCACATCGATACCGACAGCGTCAGGGTCGTCTGGGAGACCCCGACCTACCCGGACTACCAGTGGAGCATCCGTGGCGACGTCGATGAGCGCTTCGGCGAGGGCTTCGCCGATCGCGTCCAGCAGGCGCTGCTCGACATGGACGACCCGGCGCTGCTCGAGAGCTTCCCGCGGTCCGGCTTCATCCCCGTGAGCAACGACGACTACGAGGTCATCCGCGAGGTCGGCCGGCAGCTCGACATCCTCGACTGA
- the ilvD gene encoding dihydroxy-acid dehydratase, with product MSDTPQDPRRRHSAPVVDGVGKSASRAMLRAVGFTDADFAKPQVGIASTWSRVTPCNSHIHELAEQASAGADAAGGKGVIFNTITISDGIANGTEGMKYSLVSREVIADSIETVAGCEGFDGLVAIGGCDKNMPGCLIGLARLDRPSVFVYGGTILPGEGHTDIVSVFEAMGAHSRGDLDLIEVKQIEETAIPGPGACGGMYTANTMASAIEALGMSLPGSSAQNAVSRAKHGDSRAAGEAVLTLLEHDIKPSDIMTREAFENAITMVIALGGSTNAVLHLIAMADAVGVPLTLGDFTEIGRRVPVLADLRPSGQYMMSELVEIGGIQPLMKTLLEAGLLHGDCLTVTGRTLAENLADVAPYPEGQTIIAPLEAPLKAESHLRILHGNLAPQGAVAKITGKEGIRFSGTARVFGSEEEAQARINDGSVVAGEVVVIRYEGPRGGPGMREMLTPTSAIMGRGLGSEVALITDGRFSGGSHGFVVGHVTPEAFDGGPLALVEDGDTITIDAEADTLEVALDDAELARRRAAWQPPAPRYTRGVLAKYARTVSSASTGAVTDRPV from the coding sequence ATGAGCGATACGCCACAGGATCCGCGCCGCCGCCATTCCGCCCCGGTGGTGGATGGCGTCGGCAAGTCGGCCAGCCGCGCCATGCTGCGTGCGGTGGGCTTCACCGATGCCGACTTCGCCAAGCCCCAGGTGGGCATCGCCTCCACCTGGAGCCGCGTCACCCCCTGCAACAGCCATATCCATGAGCTGGCCGAGCAGGCCAGCGCCGGCGCCGATGCGGCCGGCGGCAAGGGCGTGATCTTCAATACCATCACCATCTCCGACGGCATCGCCAACGGCACCGAGGGCATGAAGTACTCGCTGGTGTCCCGGGAGGTGATCGCCGATTCCATCGAGACGGTGGCCGGCTGCGAGGGCTTCGATGGCCTGGTGGCCATCGGCGGCTGCGACAAGAACATGCCCGGCTGCCTGATCGGCCTGGCGCGGCTCGACCGGCCCAGCGTCTTCGTCTACGGCGGCACCATCCTGCCCGGCGAGGGACACACCGACATCGTTTCGGTGTTCGAGGCCATGGGCGCCCACAGTCGCGGCGATCTCGACCTCATCGAGGTCAAGCAGATCGAGGAGACGGCGATCCCCGGCCCCGGCGCCTGCGGCGGCATGTACACCGCCAACACCATGGCCTCGGCCATCGAGGCCCTGGGCATGAGCCTGCCCGGCAGCTCGGCGCAGAATGCCGTGTCCCGGGCCAAGCACGGAGACAGCCGGGCGGCGGGGGAGGCGGTGCTGACGCTGCTCGAGCACGACATCAAGCCCTCGGACATCATGACCCGCGAGGCCTTCGAGAACGCCATCACCATGGTCATCGCGCTCGGCGGCTCCACCAACGCGGTGCTGCACCTGATCGCCATGGCCGATGCGGTGGGCGTGCCGCTCACCCTCGGCGACTTCACCGAGATCGGGCGGCGGGTGCCGGTGCTCGCCGACCTGCGGCCCAGCGGCCAGTACATGATGAGCGAGCTGGTCGAGATCGGCGGCATCCAGCCGCTGATGAAGACCCTGCTCGAGGCGGGGCTGCTGCATGGCGACTGCCTGACCGTGACCGGGCGGACCCTGGCGGAGAACCTGGCGGACGTCGCGCCCTACCCCGAGGGCCAGACGATCATCGCCCCCCTCGAGGCGCCGCTGAAGGCCGAGAGCCACCTGCGCATCCTGCACGGCAACCTGGCCCCGCAGGGCGCGGTGGCCAAGATCACCGGCAAGGAGGGCATCCGCTTCTCCGGCACGGCCCGGGTGTTCGGCTCCGAGGAGGAGGCCCAGGCGCGCATCAACGACGGCAGCGTGGTGGCCGGCGAGGTGGTGGTGATCCGCTACGAGGGTCCCCGCGGCGGGCCCGGCATGCGCGAGATGCTCACTCCCACCTCGGCGATCATGGGACGCGGGCTCGGCAGCGAGGTGGCCCTGATCACCGACGGCCGCTTCTCCGGCGGCAGCCATGGCTTCGTGGTCGGCCATGTCACCCCCGAGGCCTTCGACGGCGGGCCCCTGGCGCTGGTCGAGGACGGCGACACCATCACCATCGATGCCGAGGCCGACACCCTCGAGGTGGCCCTCGACGATGCCGAGCTCGCGCGTCGCCGGGCCGCCTGGCAGCCGCCGGCACCGCGCTATACCCGCGGGGTGCTGGCCAAGTATGCCCGCACGGTCAGTTCCGCCTCGACGGGGGCGGTGACCGACCGGCCGGTATAG
- a CDS encoding CoA-acylating methylmalonate-semialdehyde dehydrogenase, which yields MSVREIPLYIDGQAVPSQSQEWRDVVNPATQDVVARVPFCTAEEVDRAVASAKGAFTAWRKVPLAKRQRIMLKFQALIREHTEELAALITEEHGKTLPDAAGEVGRGLEVVEHACSITSLQLGELAENAASEVDVYTLNQPLGVGAGITAFNFPIMLPCFMFPLAIATGNTFVLKPSEQDPSSTMRLVELAHEAGVPAGVLNVVHGGPEVANQIADHPDIKALSFIGSTHVGTQLYRRASEAGKRMQSMMGAKNHCVIMPDANRSQAIHNLLGSAFGAAGQRCMANSVVVLVGEARAWLDDIVDGARNMKVGPGIQKDADLGPLVSPAAKDRVIRLIDAGEQEGASLLVDGRGHEVEGYPHGNFVGPTVFADVSAEMTIYREEIFGPVLCVVSVETLDEAIELINANPNGNGTSIFTNSGWVARRFETDIDVGQVGINVPIPVPVAYFSFTGSRGSKLGDLGPNGKQAIAFWTQTKTVTARWFEPENVSSGINSTISLH from the coding sequence ATGTCCGTTCGCGAGATTCCCCTCTACATCGATGGTCAGGCGGTCCCGTCCCAGAGCCAGGAGTGGCGTGACGTGGTCAACCCGGCCACCCAGGACGTGGTCGCCCGGGTGCCGTTCTGCACCGCCGAGGAGGTCGACCGGGCCGTGGCCAGCGCCAAGGGGGCCTTCACGGCCTGGCGCAAGGTGCCGCTGGCCAAGCGCCAGCGCATCATGCTCAAGTTCCAAGCGCTGATTCGCGAGCACACCGAGGAGCTGGCCGCGCTGATCACCGAGGAGCACGGCAAGACCCTGCCCGATGCCGCCGGCGAGGTGGGCCGCGGCCTGGAGGTGGTGGAGCACGCCTGCTCGATCACCTCGCTGCAGCTCGGCGAGCTGGCCGAGAATGCCGCCAGCGAGGTGGACGTCTACACCCTCAACCAGCCGTTGGGCGTGGGCGCCGGCATCACCGCCTTCAATTTCCCGATCATGCTGCCCTGCTTCATGTTCCCGCTGGCCATCGCCACCGGCAACACCTTCGTGCTCAAGCCCTCCGAGCAGGATCCGAGCTCGACCATGCGCCTGGTGGAACTGGCCCATGAGGCCGGCGTGCCGGCCGGCGTGCTCAACGTGGTGCACGGCGGGCCGGAGGTGGCGAACCAGATCGCCGACCACCCGGACATCAAGGCGCTCTCCTTCATCGGCTCCACCCATGTCGGCACGCAGCTCTACCGTCGCGCCAGCGAGGCCGGCAAGCGCATGCAGTCGATGATGGGCGCCAAGAACCACTGCGTGATCATGCCCGACGCCAACCGCAGCCAGGCCATCCACAACCTGCTGGGCTCCGCCTTCGGCGCCGCCGGCCAGCGCTGCATGGCCAACTCGGTGGTGGTGCTGGTGGGCGAGGCCCGGGCCTGGCTCGACGACATCGTCGACGGTGCCCGCAACATGAAGGTGGGACCCGGCATCCAGAAGGACGCCGACCTGGGCCCGCTGGTGTCCCCGGCGGCCAAGGATCGCGTCATCCGCCTGATCGACGCCGGCGAGCAGGAGGGCGCCAGCCTGCTGGTCGACGGTCGTGGCCACGAGGTGGAAGGCTATCCCCACGGCAACTTCGTCGGGCCCACCGTGTTCGCCGACGTCAGCGCCGAGATGACCATCTACCGCGAGGAGATCTTCGGTCCGGTGCTCTGCGTGGTGAGCGTCGAGACCCTGGACGAGGCCATCGAGTTGATCAACGCCAACCCCAACGGCAACGGCACCTCCATCTTCACCAACTCCGGCTGGGTGGCGCGCCGCTTCGAGACCGACATCGACGTCGGCCAGGTGGGCATCAACGTGCCGATCCCGGTGCCGGTGGCCTACTTCAGTTTCACCGGTTCGCGCGGCTCCAAGCTCGGCGACCTGGGCCCCAACGGCAAGCAGGCGATCGCCTTCTGGACCCAGACCAAGACGGTCACCGCCCGCTGGTTCGAGCCGGAGAACGTCTCCAGCGGCATCAACAGCACCATCTCGCTGCACTGA
- a CDS encoding HNH endonuclease, translating to MVAERQAWTDQDRLQVLSLYCRLTFGQLHKRRPEVIELAERMGRSANSVAMKLTNYASLDPEVQALGKKGLTGASRQDRLLWQRFIADPEPVAKECEAAWAALEVNEPAEGARVENDADFTGQETTGLQKRRIGQPLFRKAVMIRYDTRCVITGLRHEDLLIASHIVPWQSQPESRLDPANGLCLNALHDRAFDKGLLAIDERDRIRISSELSAEGVVGHLKHQLQDLDGRPLRLKAEAFPDRGYLAWHYRECFRR from the coding sequence ATGGTGGCAGAGCGACAGGCCTGGACGGACCAGGATCGGCTGCAGGTGCTGTCCCTCTATTGTCGGCTGACGTTTGGACAATTGCACAAGCGTCGGCCGGAGGTCATCGAGCTGGCCGAGCGTATGGGACGTTCGGCCAACTCCGTGGCGATGAAACTCACCAACTACGCGAGTCTCGATCCGGAGGTCCAGGCCTTGGGGAAGAAAGGCCTTACTGGTGCCTCTCGACAGGACCGCTTGCTCTGGCAGCGATTTATCGCCGACCCAGAGCCAGTGGCGAAGGAGTGCGAGGCAGCCTGGGCGGCACTTGAGGTCAACGAGCCGGCAGAGGGCGCAAGGGTCGAGAACGACGCCGACTTCACTGGCCAAGAGACGACTGGCCTGCAGAAGCGACGCATCGGCCAGCCTCTCTTCCGCAAGGCGGTGATGATCCGCTATGACACGCGCTGCGTGATCACGGGCCTGCGCCACGAAGACCTGCTGATCGCCAGCCATATCGTGCCCTGGCAGTCGCAGCCCGAGTCGCGACTCGACCCGGCCAACGGGCTCTGTCTCAATGCCCTGCACGATCGTGCCTTCGACAAGGGGCTGCTGGCTATCGATGAGCGGGATCGCATCCGCATCTCGTCGGAGCTGAGCGCAGAGGGTGTCGTGGGCCACCTGAAACACCAGCTACAGGACCTCGATGGCCGGCCATTGCGTCTGAAGGCCGAGGCCTTTCCCGATCGCGGCTATCTGGCCTGGCACTACCGGGAATGTTTTCGCCGGTAA
- a CDS encoding sodium:solute symporter family transporter: MPYLTSAVLGAALLCFTVLGLRARRADGPLDDYVTARNSQTASSLGLSFLASGMGAWILFAPPEIGAFVGPVALAGYAIGSALPFIVLGLFGPAIRRRLPEGRSIGEYAEACFGAGVRRWVSLVSILYMACFLAAELTAIGAITGLLSTVPPALVVIGVALATLLYTALGGLRASLATDRWQAWLLLALLAVVGGVALVRLPALPAEAAMPSIPTVDALSVALTLVIAVTAANLFHQGYWQRVWAARDARALGRGAWLGGAVTVLVVAVVGGLGILAAMSGLALGEPPIPFFALLAGAPDWLALPALVLAVTLVASSVDTLQNGIASLVVAGAGRRGLSLPVARWVTVALMVPVVAIALQGLSVLRLFLIADLLCAAIVVPVLLGLWSRMSAAAALAGGVAGLAGAVLPGWLASGSLVAGLLAASFPAGVPTLPPFLGALLASTLVGLLVAWWRPARASHAT; encoded by the coding sequence ATGCCTTACCTGACGTCAGCCGTGCTTGGCGCGGCGCTGCTGTGTTTCACCGTGCTGGGCCTGCGGGCGCGGCGCGCCGACGGGCCCCTCGACGATTACGTCACCGCCCGCAACTCCCAGACGGCCTCCAGCCTTGGGCTCTCCTTCCTGGCCTCCGGCATGGGGGCCTGGATCCTCTTCGCCCCGCCGGAGATCGGCGCCTTCGTGGGTCCCGTGGCCCTGGCCGGCTACGCCATCGGCTCGGCATTGCCGTTCATCGTGCTGGGCCTGTTCGGGCCGGCCATCCGCCGGCGCCTGCCGGAGGGCCGCAGCATCGGCGAATACGCCGAGGCCTGCTTCGGGGCCGGGGTGCGGCGCTGGGTGTCGCTGGTATCCATCCTCTACATGGCCTGCTTCCTGGCCGCCGAGCTCACCGCCATCGGCGCCATCACCGGGCTGTTGTCCACGGTGCCGCCCGCGCTGGTGGTGATCGGGGTGGCCCTGGCCACGCTGCTCTACACGGCGCTGGGCGGCCTGCGCGCGAGCCTCGCCACCGATCGCTGGCAGGCCTGGCTGCTGCTGGCGCTGCTGGCCGTGGTCGGCGGGGTGGCCCTGGTCCGCCTGCCGGCGCTGCCGGCGGAGGCCGCGATGCCGTCGATCCCCACCGTCGACGCCCTGTCCGTGGCCCTGACCCTGGTGATCGCCGTCACCGCGGCGAACCTCTTCCACCAGGGCTACTGGCAGCGGGTCTGGGCGGCCCGGGACGCCCGGGCGCTGGGTCGTGGCGCCTGGCTGGGCGGCGCCGTCACCGTGCTGGTGGTGGCGGTGGTCGGCGGCCTCGGCATCCTCGCCGCCATGAGCGGGCTCGCCCTGGGCGAGCCGCCGATCCCCTTCTTCGCGCTGCTGGCCGGGGCGCCGGACTGGCTGGCGCTGCCGGCGCTGGTGCTGGCGGTGACCCTGGTCGCCTCCAGCGTGGATACCCTGCAGAACGGCATCGCCTCCCTGGTGGTGGCCGGGGCCGGGCGGCGGGGCCTGTCCCTGCCGGTGGCGCGCTGGGTCACGGTGGCGCTGATGGTGCCGGTGGTGGCCATCGCCCTGCAGGGGCTCTCGGTGTTGCGGCTGTTCCTGATCGCCGACCTGCTGTGCGCCGCCATCGTGGTGCCGGTGCTGCTGGGCCTGTGGTCACGGATGAGCGCCGCCGCGGCCCTGGCCGGCGGCGTGGCCGGCCTCGCCGGGGCCGTGCTGCCGGGCTGGCTGGCCAGCGGCAGCCTCGTGGCGGGCCTGCTGGCGGCGAGCTTCCCGGCCGGCGTGCCGACGCTGCCGCCCTTCCTCGGGGCGCTGCTCGCCTCCACCCTGGTCGGCCTGCTGGTGGCCTGGTGGCGACCGGCCCGGGCGTCGCATGCCACCTGA
- a CDS encoding ATP-binding cassette domain-containing protein: MDSLALTDIVADYGTQRVLGPLSITLAPNERVALVGKSGAGKSTLLGIMHRHWQRQGVALMPQELGLVPSLSVFHNVFMGRLAGRPAWYNLASLVRPFRRDVAMILPLLEQLGIADKCWTASGELSGGQRQRVAAARAIHQQGELLLADEPVSALDGPLSETVMAALTEAYPTAVLAMHDVELALRYTDRVIGIADGTIALDAPSHALSPQDLRVLY; this comes from the coding sequence ATGGACTCCCTGGCACTCACCGATATCGTCGCCGACTACGGCACGCAGCGGGTCCTCGGCCCGCTGAGCATCACCCTGGCCCCGAACGAGCGGGTCGCGCTGGTGGGCAAGAGCGGCGCCGGCAAGTCGACGCTGCTCGGCATCATGCACCGGCACTGGCAACGCCAGGGCGTGGCCCTGATGCCCCAGGAGCTGGGCCTGGTGCCGTCGCTGAGTGTCTTCCATAACGTCTTCATGGGCCGGCTCGCCGGGCGCCCCGCCTGGTACAACCTGGCGAGCCTGGTGCGTCCCTTCCGCCGCGACGTGGCCATGATCCTTCCCCTGCTGGAGCAACTGGGCATCGCCGACAAGTGCTGGACAGCCAGCGGCGAACTCTCCGGCGGCCAGCGCCAGCGGGTCGCGGCGGCCAGGGCGATCCACCAGCAGGGCGAGCTGCTGCTCGCCGACGAGCCGGTCTCGGCGCTCGACGGCCCCTTGTCGGAGACGGTGATGGCGGCGCTGACCGAGGCCTACCCCACCGCCGTGCTGGCCATGCACGACGTGGAACTGGCGCTGCGCTACACCGACCGGGTGATCGGCATCGCCGATGGCACCATCGCCCTGGATGCCCCCAGCCATGCACTCAGTCCCCAGGACCTGCGGGTCCTGTACTGA
- a CDS encoding peroxidase-related enzyme (This protein belongs to a clade of uncharacterized proteins related to peroxidases such as the alkylhydroperoxidase AhpD.), with protein MTAAISRFPVPERLEDLPADIRDAILAVQEKAGFVPNVFLMLAHRPDEFRAFFAYHDALMERESDTLTKAEKEMIVVATSARNRCLYCVVAHGALVRIYSKDPLLADQVAVNHRTAPISERHRVMLDFALYCGLEVGELTDDWETRLTEAGFTREDIWDIGAIAAFFALSNRLVTLTATPPNEAFYLMGRVPREQ; from the coding sequence ATGACCGCCGCCATCAGCCGCTTTCCCGTCCCCGAACGCCTCGAGGACCTGCCCGCCGACATCCGCGACGCCATCCTGGCGGTGCAGGAGAAGGCCGGCTTCGTGCCCAATGTCTTCCTGATGCTGGCCCACCGGCCCGACGAGTTCCGGGCCTTCTTCGCCTACCACGATGCCTTGATGGAGCGGGAGTCCGACACCCTCACCAAGGCCGAGAAGGAGATGATCGTGGTTGCCACCAGCGCCCGCAATCGTTGCCTGTACTGCGTGGTGGCCCATGGCGCCCTGGTGCGCATCTACAGCAAGGACCCCCTGCTGGCCGACCAGGTGGCGGTCAACCATCGCACCGCGCCGATAAGCGAGCGTCACCGGGTGATGCTCGACTTCGCGCTGTACTGCGGCCTGGAGGTGGGCGAGCTCACCGACGACTGGGAGACGCGCCTCACCGAAGCCGGCTTTACCCGGGAGGATATCTGGGACATCGGCGCCATCGCCGCCTTCTTCGCCCTCTCCAATCGCCTGGTGACGCTTACCGCGACCCCGCCCAACGAGGCGTTCTACCTGATGGGCCGGGTGCCGAGGGAACAGTAA